A region from the Bacteroidota bacterium genome encodes:
- a CDS encoding S9 family peptidase yields the protein MKKITWSFLIILIGWSVSLHASLSPEALLSLKQVSSASMHPNGQLIAYTLMIPRSAGDKPGPAYNELWVYDIKTGKSRPFITGKVNVRSVEWSVNGESILFLTTRGSVPQVFGISLAGGEAQALTNHPTAIRAFRESGDGKTLYFTSQEPEDPSQKKLKDQGYDFIYFEENWTHINLYESKRDATGTFGSANRLTDGITVREFELSPDEKTIAFSGTPKNLIDDEYVDNRIYLLDLSTGTYNRFSSNKGKLGTFSWSSDSKSLVYTGAFDENDHAVSQLFYHPLGTKEAINLTPASYRGHISEATWADPSTILYLAAEGTSTSLYSVSPDGKKRQKVFDTASSGLVFSFPDESRDRKRLTMVASTPMSPNELYMVSRGEKPERLTVSNPVLASATLGKQEVITYSASDGVQIEGLLIYPVGYEKGKTYPLITIVHGGPESHYSNGWITGYGQPGQVFAAKGYLVFYPNYRASTGYGLEFARAGFGDAAGREFDDIADGIRFLFRQGLADSLRSGMMGGSYGGYASAWFGTRYTDLVRAVHMFVGISNVISKTGTTDIPREELLVHAGKPIDETWDFSLRRSPIYYAGQSKTAFLISGGTEDTRVHPGQSLEMYRALKRHNHPAVRLVQYPGEPHGNLKQTSRADFLFRTLAWMDWYVRDLKPLNGPMPPLDISHSYGLK from the coding sequence ATGAAAAAAATCACCTGGAGTTTTCTGATCATCCTGATCGGCTGGAGTGTCTCACTACATGCCTCGCTTTCCCCTGAAGCCCTGCTTTCTCTGAAACAGGTCAGTTCTGCAAGCATGCATCCGAACGGACAGCTGATTGCTTACACCCTGATGATTCCCCGTTCGGCTGGCGACAAACCCGGCCCCGCCTATAATGAATTGTGGGTTTATGATATCAAAACCGGCAAGTCACGTCCCTTCATTACCGGAAAGGTGAATGTGAGGTCGGTGGAATGGTCAGTCAACGGCGAGTCCATTCTGTTCCTTACCACGCGGGGTTCGGTTCCCCAGGTTTTTGGAATTTCATTGGCTGGCGGTGAAGCACAAGCACTGACCAACCACCCAACAGCAATCAGGGCGTTTCGTGAATCGGGCGATGGGAAAACACTTTACTTCACTTCACAGGAACCCGAGGATCCTTCTCAGAAGAAATTGAAGGACCAGGGATATGATTTCATTTATTTCGAGGAAAACTGGACACACATCAACCTGTATGAATCAAAACGTGATGCAACAGGGACCTTCGGCTCGGCCAACCGACTGACAGACGGGATCACCGTCAGAGAGTTTGAACTCAGTCCGGACGAAAAAACGATTGCTTTTTCGGGAACCCCTAAAAACCTGATTGATGATGAATATGTGGATAACCGGATTTACCTCCTTGATCTTTCGACCGGTACCTATAACCGGTTCAGTTCAAACAAGGGAAAACTCGGCACTTTTTCATGGTCTTCCGACTCAAAGTCCCTTGTTTATACAGGTGCTTTTGATGAAAATGATCATGCAGTCAGCCAGTTATTTTACCATCCGCTTGGAACAAAAGAAGCGATTAATCTGACTCCCGCTTCTTACCGGGGACATATCAGTGAGGCAACCTGGGCAGATCCATCCACCATTTTGTATCTCGCCGCTGAAGGGACCTCCACCTCATTGTATTCGGTTTCGCCTGATGGTAAAAAAAGGCAGAAGGTGTTCGATACAGCGTCTTCCGGGTTGGTATTCAGCTTTCCAGATGAATCGCGTGATCGTAAACGCCTGACCATGGTTGCTTCCACTCCAATGTCCCCGAATGAATTGTATATGGTTTCGCGGGGTGAAAAACCGGAACGGCTCACGGTTTCCAATCCTGTTCTGGCATCGGCCACCCTGGGAAAACAGGAAGTGATCACCTATTCTGCTTCTGATGGAGTTCAAATTGAAGGCCTGTTGATCTACCCCGTCGGATATGAAAAAGGGAAAACATACCCACTGATCACCATCGTACATGGTGGACCTGAATCCCATTATTCAAATGGTTGGATTACCGGGTACGGGCAACCAGGACAGGTATTTGCTGCCAAGGGGTATCTGGTATTTTATCCGAATTACCGGGCCAGTACAGGTTATGGTCTTGAATTCGCCCGTGCTGGATTCGGAGATGCGGCGGGACGTGAATTTGATGATATCGCCGATGGAATCCGGTTCCTGTTCAGGCAGGGCCTGGCCGACTCCCTTCGTTCAGGAATGATGGGCGGTTCCTATGGTGGATACGCTTCCGCCTGGTTTGGAACCCGTTACACCGATCTGGTCAGAGCAGTCCATATGTTCGTTGGTATCAGCAACGTTATATCCAAAACCGGAACCACCGATATTCCCCGGGAGGAATTACTGGTTCATGCAGGAAAGCCCATCGATGAAACCTGGGATTTTTCCCTGAGAAGAAGTCCCATCTATTATGCCGGACAGAGTAAAACAGCCTTTTTAATATCGGGTGGAACCGAGGATACCCGTGTGCATCCTGGTCAGAGCCTTGAAATGTACAGGGCATTGAAGCGACACAACCATCCGGCTGTCCGCCTGGTTCAGTATCCCGGTGAACCACATGGCAATCTGAAGCAAACCAGCCGTGCAGATTTTCTTTTCCGCACCCTTGCCTGGATGGATTGGTACGTCCGGGATCTGAAGCCGCTGAATGGACCGATGCCACCACTCGACATCAGTCATTCCTATGGGTTAAAATGA
- a CDS encoding DUF2892 domain-containing protein yields MKQNIGTIDRIIRAIAGIGIMGAGYVFESWWGLIGLVFFATSLIAWCPLYIPLGLTTKK; encoded by the coding sequence ATGAAACAGAATATTGGAACCATTGATCGCATCATTCGTGCAATTGCCGGTATCGGTATCATGGGTGCAGGTTATGTTTTTGAATCCTGGTGGGGATTGATTGGTCTGGTCTTTTTTGCCACCTCATTGATTGCCTGGTGTCCATTATATATTCCTTTGGGACTTACAACGAAAAAGTAA
- a CDS encoding tetratricopeptide repeat protein: protein MNQDRLNKLLQFLEKDPDDSFTRYAIALEYQKSGQTEEAIRYYTRLAEINPAYLGTWYQLGWCYEKTGNEEKARETYRLGIQQARLQGNQHTLAELQNALMKLELGEDI, encoded by the coding sequence ATGAATCAAGACCGTCTGAATAAGTTACTGCAATTTTTGGAAAAGGATCCTGATGATTCCTTTACCCGTTATGCGATTGCGCTTGAATACCAGAAATCGGGACAGACAGAAGAAGCCATCCGGTATTACACCCGGTTAGCAGAAATCAATCCGGCCTATCTTGGAACCTGGTACCAATTGGGCTGGTGTTATGAAAAAACCGGAAATGAAGAAAAGGCCAGGGAAACCTACCGTCTTGGAATTCAGCAAGCACGACTGCAGGGTAACCAGCATACCCTCGCCGAACTTCAGAATGCGCTGATGAAACTGGAGTTGGGCGAGGATATTTAA
- a CDS encoding peptidylprolyl isomerase, producing MKTFLYLSLSTLILFSCSGTSDDELLRVGDYPIKKTRYQLAVKQALERIGNYSSEDSVRLTDMLLEEMINNARLTLAAREAGFEYDTAFVNRQSQMIKASVQSDSVFEQKLRESGITEEDWMNDLRDASRVNAFLKATITDSITVASSAIMDSLKQSDVFPEIKVSQIMVKVPVSAPKEQVESAYRRLDQVRKQAEGSGTAGFSKLARLYSEDGSARFGGDLGYIRRGTLISHIEEVAFSMEKNKVSDIFRSPGGFHILMVTDKREVRPEEADLSAKAIALTRQAAYEKLKTSLKDKYPVVRNDD from the coding sequence ATGAAAACGTTTCTTTACCTCTCGCTCTCAACCCTGATCTTATTCTCCTGTTCGGGCACATCGGATGATGAACTGCTTAGAGTAGGTGATTATCCCATTAAGAAAACCCGGTATCAGTTGGCTGTGAAACAAGCCCTTGAACGGATTGGCAACTATTCCAGCGAGGATAGTGTCCGGTTGACTGATATGTTGCTGGAGGAAATGATTAACAATGCCCGTCTGACGCTTGCAGCCAGAGAAGCGGGGTTCGAGTACGACACCGCCTTTGTTAATCGCCAATCACAGATGATTAAGGCCTCCGTTCAGTCCGATTCAGTCTTTGAGCAAAAATTGCGTGAAAGTGGTATCACAGAGGAAGACTGGATGAATGATCTGAGGGATGCCAGCCGAGTGAATGCCTTTCTGAAAGCTACCATTACCGATTCCATTACCGTTGCATCTTCCGCCATCATGGATTCTCTGAAACAATCCGATGTATTTCCTGAAATCAAAGTATCTCAGATTATGGTGAAAGTTCCGGTTTCTGCCCCGAAAGAGCAGGTTGAATCGGCTTACCGCCGACTCGATCAGGTCAGAAAACAAGCTGAAGGAAGTGGCACAGCTGGTTTTTCAAAATTGGCAAGGTTGTACTCCGAAGATGGATCTGCTCGTTTCGGCGGAGATCTTGGATACATCCGCCGTGGAACCCTGATCAGCCATATTGAAGAAGTCGCTTTTTCAATGGAAAAAAATAAAGTATCCGATATTTTCAGATCACCCGGTGGTTTCCATATTCTGATGGTGACCGATAAGCGTGAAGTGCGTCCCGAAGAGGCAGATCTGTCTGCAAAGGCAATCGCCCTGACCCGGCAGGCCGCTTATGAAAAACTCAAAACTTCTCTGAAGGACAAGTACCCGGTCGTCCGGAATGACGACTGA
- a CDS encoding rhodanese-like domain-containing protein, with product MDFSIIIILAVAAIIIWKYSEQFYIRFKGGHFERLNVAELKLYMKTNKPNKDFLLVDVRTEPELKLGKIGGSINIELKQLKPDDLRLQSYRDRPVVIYCESGSRSKKAAILLAKNRFSKVYYLAGGYQVWRGDASL from the coding sequence ATGGATTTTAGTATTATCATTATTCTGGCCGTTGCGGCAATTATCATTTGGAAATATAGCGAGCAGTTTTATATCAGGTTCAAAGGCGGACATTTCGAGCGTTTGAATGTGGCCGAACTGAAACTGTACATGAAAACCAATAAGCCGAATAAGGATTTTCTTCTTGTTGATGTCCGTACGGAACCTGAACTGAAACTTGGGAAAATCGGCGGGTCAATCAATATTGAACTGAAGCAACTGAAGCCGGATGATCTGCGGTTGCAAAGCTACCGGGACCGTCCGGTGGTGATTTATTGTGAAAGTGGATCGCGTTCTAAAAAAGCTGCCATTCTGCTGGCTAAAAACAGGTTCAGTAAAGTTTACTATCTGGCCGGGGGATACCAGGTCTGGCGCGGAGATGCCTCGCTGTAA
- a CDS encoding ATP-dependent DNA helicase, which produces MTTPEMFKPVIRVTLVEITETGPSRFTDRITRIQVSDMVSDRETTQLQLFCSDSDPLTPSEKKHAEEAGFSIRQATRSGMLALLEQEIAGSDFVLFWNEPSLIRRLKAYNPAWPAGNWIDLRLMFQITHPQRESAHPSDLWSLVHHTLHQPGKAPQMNRLTDLLRFYNHAIGTDQHLATLATLMKPLEESSGLFRFFASVLAGLDQFQAIRGDQAGLMSVQLTSLDAYLRNLLRMKPGADQRMPAMSMAPVNEALVVDYFQTGLPAKTSGKFRARPQQIQYAGSVVSAINQGDPLLIEAGTGTGKSLGYLIPAMEFLRLNPGQRIIVSTALKNLQHQIFWKEIRSLKKWFPEAFRSIETAILKGRQNYCCLGSVRRRLRLLTEEGIGRHNEADYFVLVYLIHLTAYRDYVDLESIPEALYQMIPGLSDIIEMVRSDVSCFKSTCEYFGHCVYDQVLKEAGRSQLVIINHAKFFNMPDFLLETCRTVIVDEADLFPGFLRSSMSTEVGARDCWRLLSLARGSRHQPGWHTGLSVNGHPNAGFDLATLFHQVEEGIHQVNRWFSVHMKGKSTAYLPDFPEIESSYSLTAWIKPLLEPLQDIRGLISEWKEAGTLSIRPSVNPTFLVFINRLDQVISGLSEFSRDYPSSAWCHYLLLREKDWYLGKKAVYIGNQFSGHMFDQVPSWVFTSATLTLDQSFDFFCNELGIRSVPVVTNVIESPFHYQEQAAIGVTTWIQSFRAGDPSLKNQWISQVSATCGYLSAVTNGRTLILCTSYEQMEAIYQAIADPLEQTGILVIRQEGASVDQIRQFTNLEQSVLIGVDRLWTGVDFPGSTCSQVIIVKLPFSPVDDPEIRHRQAVEGAGFWNWYHGIARLKFRQGAGRLIRSDTDKGLITVLDSRILAGKNREFLSTLPDMPVYSFRTLTETADFAIRKIGLQSEWQQRQDGIEGVLGDFHRL; this is translated from the coding sequence ATGACGACGCCGGAAATGTTTAAACCGGTCATTCGGGTCACGCTGGTGGAAATAACCGAGACGGGACCTTCCCGGTTTACCGACCGGATCACCCGTATTCAGGTATCCGACATGGTCAGTGACCGGGAAACCACCCAACTTCAGCTTTTCTGCTCCGATTCAGATCCGCTCACCCCATCAGAAAAGAAACATGCAGAAGAGGCCGGTTTTTCAATCAGGCAGGCCACCCGGTCCGGAATGCTGGCGCTGCTTGAACAGGAAATCGCCGGCTCCGATTTCGTTCTCTTCTGGAATGAACCTTCCCTGATCCGGCGATTAAAAGCTTACAATCCAGCCTGGCCGGCGGGTAACTGGATCGATCTTCGGTTGATGTTTCAGATCACTCATCCCCAACGCGAGAGTGCACACCCCTCCGATCTGTGGTCGCTGGTCCATCATACATTGCACCAGCCCGGGAAAGCACCTCAGATGAACCGGTTGACCGATCTTCTCCGATTCTATAACCATGCGATCGGCACCGACCAGCACCTGGCCACTCTGGCCACGTTGATGAAACCACTGGAAGAATCTTCCGGATTATTCCGGTTTTTTGCTTCCGTGCTCGCCGGATTGGATCAATTTCAAGCCATCCGAGGCGATCAGGCCGGACTCATGTCTGTACAACTGACTTCTTTGGATGCCTATCTGAGAAATTTACTGCGAATGAAACCCGGGGCCGATCAGCGAATGCCTGCCATGAGCATGGCACCGGTGAATGAAGCGTTGGTCGTCGATTATTTCCAGACCGGTCTTCCCGCGAAAACCTCTGGAAAATTCCGGGCCAGACCTCAGCAGATTCAATATGCCGGCTCTGTTGTCAGTGCAATCAATCAGGGGGATCCGTTGCTCATTGAAGCAGGTACCGGAACCGGTAAATCCCTTGGTTATCTGATTCCCGCCATGGAATTTTTACGGTTAAATCCGGGCCAGCGTATCATTGTTTCAACCGCTTTGAAGAACCTCCAGCACCAGATTTTCTGGAAGGAAATCAGGTCACTGAAAAAATGGTTCCCCGAAGCATTCCGCTCCATTGAAACCGCCATTCTGAAGGGCCGGCAGAATTATTGCTGTCTGGGATCGGTCAGGCGCCGGTTGCGTCTTCTGACCGAGGAGGGAATCGGTCGGCATAATGAGGCGGACTATTTTGTTCTGGTTTATCTCATACACCTGACGGCCTACCGGGATTATGTGGATCTGGAATCTATTCCTGAAGCCTTATACCAAATGATCCCGGGGTTGTCCGATATCATTGAAATGGTCCGTTCTGATGTGTCATGTTTCAAATCGACCTGTGAGTATTTTGGTCATTGTGTTTATGATCAGGTTCTGAAAGAAGCGGGGCGGTCACAGTTGGTGATTATCAATCACGCCAAATTTTTTAACATGCCAGATTTTCTGCTGGAAACCTGCAGGACGGTCATTGTTGATGAAGCCGACTTGTTTCCGGGTTTTCTGAGAAGCAGTATGAGTACCGAGGTAGGGGCCCGTGACTGCTGGCGGTTGCTTTCGCTTGCAAGGGGAAGCCGGCATCAGCCGGGCTGGCACACAGGCCTCAGTGTGAATGGGCATCCCAACGCCGGCTTCGATCTGGCCACCCTGTTTCATCAGGTTGAAGAGGGTATTCATCAGGTAAACCGATGGTTTTCGGTTCATATGAAAGGGAAGTCGACCGCTTACCTTCCCGATTTTCCTGAGATTGAATCGTCCTATTCCTTAACGGCCTGGATCAAGCCGCTTCTTGAACCCCTTCAGGATATCCGTGGACTGATTTCGGAATGGAAAGAGGCGGGTACGTTATCCATCAGACCTTCCGTCAATCCCACTTTTCTGGTTTTTATAAACCGTCTCGATCAGGTCATTTCCGGCCTGTCCGAGTTTTCCAGAGATTATCCGTCCTCAGCTTGGTGTCACTATCTGTTGCTCAGGGAAAAGGACTGGTATCTTGGCAAAAAGGCTGTTTATATCGGAAATCAGTTTTCTGGTCACATGTTCGATCAGGTGCCCTCCTGGGTTTTTACCAGCGCAACTCTGACGCTGGACCAGTCCTTCGATTTCTTTTGCAATGAATTGGGTATCCGGTCCGTACCCGTCGTCACCAACGTCATCGAATCACCCTTTCACTATCAGGAACAGGCGGCCATTGGGGTCACCACCTGGATTCAATCTTTCCGGGCCGGTGATCCGTCATTGAAGAACCAATGGATCAGCCAGGTTAGTGCGACCTGTGGGTATTTAAGTGCGGTCACCAATGGACGAACTCTGATCCTGTGTACCAGTTACGAGCAGATGGAAGCCATCTACCAGGCCATTGCCGACCCGCTCGAACAGACCGGGATCCTCGTAATCCGGCAGGAAGGAGCGAGTGTGGATCAGATCAGACAATTCACCAATCTGGAGCAGTCGGTTCTGATAGGTGTGGATCGCCTCTGGACCGGTGTCGATTTTCCGGGCTCCACCTGTTCCCAGGTCATTATTGTCAAATTACCTTTCAGCCCGGTTGATGATCCTGAAATCAGACACCGACAGGCAGTTGAAGGTGCAGGTTTCTGGAATTGGTACCATGGAATCGCCCGGTTAAAATTCCGGCAGGGGGCAGGAAGACTCATCCGGTCAGACACAGATAAGGGGTTGATAACCGTTTTGGACAGCCGGATTCTGGCAGGGAAGAACCGTGAATTTCTTTCCACACTTCCCGATATGCCAGTTTACTCATTCAGGACCCTGACCGAAACGGCCGATTTTGCAATCAGGAAAATTGGATTGCAATCCGAATGGCAGCAGCGTCAGGATGGAATAGAAGGGGTTCTGGGGGATTTTCACCGGCTGTAG
- the lspA gene encoding signal peptidase II: MLKWIIVLSVFGINLTIDQVSKSLARLHLEYLVSTSYFSDFLRIIYVENTGVALSFGSDWSPMVRFLLFNVLVLIILIVLIVYLIRTFHEQTTLKLIAFSLILSGGVGNLIDRFMREGAVTDFLNVGFGTFRTAIFNWADFCVTTGLLILLALSIIETIRLRRQENPA; encoded by the coding sequence ATGTTAAAATGGATCATCGTCTTATCAGTATTCGGAATCAACCTGACCATTGATCAGGTTTCAAAATCCTTGGCCCGTCTCCATCTGGAGTACCTGGTTTCCACCAGCTACTTTTCGGATTTCTTACGGATAATCTACGTGGAAAATACGGGGGTTGCTTTGTCCTTTGGCAGTGACTGGTCTCCGATGGTCCGGTTTCTCTTATTTAATGTTCTGGTCCTGATTATTCTGATTGTCCTGATTGTTTATCTGATCAGAACGTTTCATGAACAAACCACTCTGAAACTGATTGCCTTCTCCCTGATCTTGTCGGGAGGAGTGGGCAATCTCATTGACCGGTTCATGAGAGAAGGTGCTGTGACTGATTTTCTGAATGTCGGATTTGGCACCTTCCGGACGGCCATCTTCAACTGGGCCGATTTTTGTGTTACCACCGGATTGCTGATCCTTCTGGCACTCAGCATTATTGAAACGATCCGGTTGCGCCGGCAGGAGAATCCCGCCTGA
- a CDS encoding peptidase M14: MNQSLTDFASKIFEEKYRFLPAQSRRITQPELTSHLESILGFSPEVAGFSMEGRPVHRLTWGDGPIRILMWSQMHGNEPTATLALLDLWSLLHQYPDLPVIQSLRSSVTIRCIPMLNPDGAQRFQRRNAAGIDLNRDAGALASSEARILKSEKDQFDPHWGFNLHDQNPRYTVGNTGKVARISLLAPAFNLNRDNNEVRDRAKCLISRLAKELDRVAGPNHTGKYDDAFGSRCFGDNMQKWGVSTILIESGGDENPDKPFVRQLNLHLFLCSLVDIASGNWKNGSPEGYEAIPFNGPLLADLKLTDLMVQSAGSQTFKADLAINMVPMEQINGHERLVGLVADIGALHPLSAKVVVKGTPGVLRPGTSVQLTGDESAEILKNHLMNGASTFYYPEQAFDKVAGWVSVVPGTFCPVGSRHDHSTRFLNPGERASFRIVEGDRPVQIVVNGLIVWTAEAGWEPVQGWWLPDGVKGLEVEL; this comes from the coding sequence ATGAACCAGTCTTTAACCGATTTCGCCTCAAAAATCTTCGAAGAAAAGTATCGGTTTCTACCAGCTCAATCCCGCCGGATTACCCAACCGGAACTAACCAGCCATCTGGAATCCATTCTTGGGTTCAGTCCGGAGGTGGCGGGCTTCAGCATGGAGGGCCGGCCGGTTCACCGGTTGACCTGGGGAGACGGCCCCATCCGGATCCTCATGTGGAGTCAGATGCATGGGAATGAGCCAACCGCAACGCTTGCTCTTCTCGATTTATGGTCTCTTTTACATCAGTACCCAGATCTGCCTGTCATTCAATCACTCAGATCTTCCGTCACCATCCGGTGCATTCCAATGCTGAATCCCGATGGAGCACAACGTTTTCAGAGACGGAATGCCGCCGGAATCGACCTGAACAGAGATGCAGGTGCACTGGCATCTTCAGAGGCCCGGATTCTCAAATCAGAGAAAGATCAGTTTGATCCGCATTGGGGTTTTAATCTGCATGATCAGAATCCGAGATACACGGTTGGAAATACCGGAAAGGTGGCCAGAATCAGTTTACTGGCTCCGGCCTTTAATCTGAATCGCGATAACAACGAGGTCAGAGACCGGGCTAAATGCCTCATCTCGCGACTGGCAAAGGAACTTGACCGTGTGGCCGGACCCAATCATACCGGAAAGTACGATGACGCCTTCGGCAGCCGTTGTTTTGGTGATAACATGCAAAAGTGGGGAGTTTCCACCATTCTGATCGAATCGGGCGGAGATGAGAATCCCGATAAACCCTTTGTACGGCAGTTAAACCTTCATCTGTTCCTTTGCTCATTGGTTGATATTGCCTCGGGAAACTGGAAGAACGGGTCTCCGGAAGGGTATGAAGCAATTCCGTTTAATGGCCCGTTGCTGGCCGACCTGAAACTGACAGACCTGATGGTTCAATCGGCGGGAAGTCAGACATTTAAAGCCGATCTGGCTATTAACATGGTCCCAATGGAACAGATAAATGGCCATGAGCGCCTGGTGGGTCTGGTTGCAGATATCGGTGCATTGCATCCGCTTTCAGCAAAGGTAGTTGTGAAAGGAACTCCTGGTGTCCTCCGGCCGGGGACATCGGTTCAGTTGACCGGGGATGAGTCGGCCGAAATCCTTAAAAACCACCTCATGAACGGGGCTTCAACGTTTTATTACCCGGAACAGGCTTTTGATAAAGTGGCCGGGTGGGTGTCCGTCGTGCCGGGTACGTTTTGTCCCGTTGGCTCGCGGCATGACCATTCCACCCGCTTTCTGAATCCGGGAGAACGGGCTTCTTTCAGGATCGTGGAAGGGGACCGGCCTGTTCAGATAGTCGTGAATGGATTGATCGTCTGGACTGCAGAAGCAGGTTGGGAACCGGTTCAGGGTTGGTGGCTGCCCGATGGGGTGAAGGGGTTGGAAGTGGAGCTTTAA
- a CDS encoding amidohydrolase family protein — MYPSLLTIAGPVVSKGTLQRLSITVNRETGLIHSVQMPDGNEHVNYPDSCLIFAGFGDIHVHAREDVSGKHLYKESFRSASLAALNGGVTHIADMPNNPVPPVDDASWKAKHALTVSSHIPLVIYAGIGPATLPLSVNVPYKAFMGPSIGDLFFKDDETLTQTLARYAGLPISFHCEDPVVLDLNREQSTHERRRPAMAEIRATDLALALIRTYGLRGKLCHYSTGDGLQKILRAKMEGVDVTCEVTPTHLFFDQSMLTPANHKWLQMNPPLRENRDKDMLLDALKNGDIDYLATDHAPHSREEKEKGTSGVTHLDTYGAFVTWLISEKQVPVSIIEQVCAVNPGRFSAPFLDPSRIGAGLGEIKPGYMANLTVLNMKKPVTIKQNGLRTQCGWSPFEGFTFPGSVEDTWIGGFRRSELDSGPWL, encoded by the coding sequence ATGTACCCAAGTCTTTTAACCATTGCGGGTCCGGTTGTCAGTAAGGGGACCCTTCAGCGCCTGTCCATTACGGTGAACCGCGAAACAGGGCTGATTCATTCCGTTCAGATGCCTGATGGCAACGAACATGTCAATTATCCGGATTCCTGTCTGATTTTTGCAGGATTTGGTGATATTCATGTCCACGCAAGGGAAGATGTTTCAGGTAAGCATCTTTATAAGGAAAGTTTCCGGTCTGCAAGTCTGGCTGCCCTGAATGGTGGTGTCACCCATATTGCAGACATGCCCAACAATCCGGTTCCACCCGTCGATGATGCATCCTGGAAAGCAAAACATGCGTTAACTGTGTCCTCCCATATTCCCCTGGTGATTTATGCGGGTATCGGTCCGGCTACGCTGCCTTTATCGGTCAACGTACCATATAAAGCCTTTATGGGTCCCTCGATTGGTGATTTGTTTTTCAAAGATGATGAAACACTGACCCAGACTCTGGCACGATATGCTGGTTTACCCATCAGTTTTCATTGTGAGGATCCGGTTGTTCTGGATCTGAACAGGGAACAATCCACACACGAACGTCGCCGCCCTGCAATGGCCGAGATCAGGGCCACCGATCTTGCACTTGCACTGATCCGCACTTATGGGCTGCGTGGAAAACTTTGTCATTACTCAACCGGTGATGGTCTTCAAAAAATCCTTCGTGCCAAGATGGAAGGGGTCGATGTTACCTGTGAGGTCACTCCCACACACTTGTTCTTCGATCAGTCCATGCTGACACCTGCCAATCACAAATGGCTTCAGATGAATCCGCCCCTCCGGGAAAACCGGGATAAAGACATGCTTCTGGATGCGCTTAAAAACGGAGATATTGACTACCTGGCCACCGATCATGCCCCTCACAGCAGGGAAGAAAAGGAAAAAGGAACCTCAGGGGTTACCCATCTCGATACCTACGGGGCCTTTGTAACCTGGCTCATCAGTGAAAAACAGGTACCGGTTTCCATTATTGAGCAGGTCTGTGCAGTAAACCCGGGTCGTTTTTCTGCACCATTTCTCGATCCTTCCAGAATCGGAGCAGGTCTTGGAGAAATCAAACCCGGTTATATGGCCAATCTGACCGTTCTGAATATGAAAAAGCCGGTAACCATCAAGCAGAACGGCTTAAGAACTCAATGCGGATGGTCTCCTTTCGAAGGATTTACCTTCCCCGGATCGGTTGAAGATACCTGGATCGGCGGATTCCGTCGCTCTGAACTCGACAGCGGACCGTGGCTATGA
- a CDS encoding TlpA family protein disulfide reductase: MKPLSILLVLVGLLALACQPEKKAAEDNRKSLPYKSGLGSPELGKVNSPFIDAYVMRDWTLTEVEGGDDNLMDWKGEVIVLNVWATWCGPCLTEIPSLERLDSLLGDTPVRFALVSAEEPAVVKKFLDDVRIGLPVYTAEELPPAFQSQGIPATYIIDKQGNLKSFHLGYAQWDEPQVVGYLKGLTSL; the protein is encoded by the coding sequence ATGAAACCACTTTCCATTTTGCTTGTTTTGGTCGGTTTACTGGCATTGGCCTGTCAGCCAGAAAAAAAAGCCGCTGAGGATAACCGGAAGTCACTTCCCTATAAATCTGGTCTGGGATCCCCTGAATTGGGGAAAGTAAACTCACCCTTTATCGATGCCTATGTGATGCGTGACTGGACCCTTACCGAAGTGGAAGGCGGAGATGACAATCTGATGGACTGGAAAGGTGAAGTGATTGTACTGAATGTATGGGCGACCTGGTGTGGTCCTTGTCTGACAGAGATTCCTTCTCTGGAACGCCTTGATTCCTTGCTGGGTGATACACCTGTGCGTTTTGCGCTGGTCTCTGCCGAAGAACCAGCCGTTGTTAAAAAATTCCTCGATGATGTAAGAATCGGTTTACCGGTTTACACAGCAGAAGAACTGCCTCCGGCATTTCAATCGCAGGGAATTCCGGCTACTTATATTATTGATAAACAAGGAAATCTGAAATCCTTTCACCTGGGATATGCACAGTGGGATGAGCCTCAGGTGGTTGGCTACCTGAAAGGGTTAACCTCCCTTTAG